The following are encoded together in the Mesoplodon densirostris isolate mMesDen1 chromosome 2, mMesDen1 primary haplotype, whole genome shotgun sequence genome:
- the TNFRSF4 gene encoding tumor necrosis factor receptor superfamily member 4, translated as MRVGAQPPRAPGSAFLLLGLTLGAAAQLSCVGDTYPSGSRCCKECQPGYGMESRCTHARDTVCRPCEPGFYNEAVNYEACKPCTQCNQRSGSEPKQRCTPTRDTVCGCRPGTQPQDGYGYKRGVDCAPCPPGHFSLGNDQACKPWTNCTSLGKRTLRAASNSSDAVCEDRSPRLTPAWETQGPAARSTPAQPTTTWPRASQGPSTPHAEPPKGPELAAVLGLGLGLGLLAPVAAALALLLHHRAWRLTPNAPKPPGANSFRTPIQEEHADANSSLAKI; from the exons ATGCGCGTGGGAGCCCAGCCACCCAGGGCACCGGGCTCAGCCTTCCTGCTCCTGGGGCTCACGCTGGGTGCTGCGGCCCAGCTCAGCTGTGTTGGGGACACCTACCCCAGTGGCAGCAGGTGCTGTAAGGAGTGCCAGCCAG GTTATGGGATGGAGAGCCGCTGCACCCACGCCCGGGACACCGTGTGCCGTCCGTGTGAGCCCGGCTTCTACAACGAGGCGGTCAACTACGAGGCCTGCAAGCCCTGCACACAGTGCAACCAGA GAAGTGGGAGCGAGCCCAAGCAGAGATGCACACCCACGAGAGACACGGTCTGCGGCTGCAGGCCGGGCACCCAGCCCCAGGACGGCTACGGCTACAAGCGCGGAGTTG ACTGTGCCCCGTGCCCACCAGGACACTTCTCCCTGGGCAACGACCAGGCCTGCAAGCCCTGGACTAA CTGCACCTCGTTAGGAAAGCGAACACTGCGGGCGGCCAGCAACAGCTCGGACGCCGTCTGTGAGGACAGGAGCCCCCGACTCACACCAGCCTGGGAGACCCAGGGCCCCGCAGCCCGGTCCACCCCCGCTCAGCCCACCACTACCTGGCCTAGGGCCTCACAGGGGCCCTCCACGCCCCACGCAGAGCCCCCCAAGG GCCCTGAGCTGGCCGctgtcctgggcctgggcctgggcctgggcctgctcGCCCCCGTGGCTGCCGCGCTGGCCCTGCTCCTGCACCACAGGGCCTGGAGGCTGACGCCCAACGCCCCCAAGCCCCCTG gggCAAACAGCTTCCGGACCCCCATCCAAGAGGAGCATGCTGATGCCAACTCCAGCCTGGCCAAGATCTGA